A stretch of the Buchananella sp. 14KM1171 genome encodes the following:
- a CDS encoding NAD(P)/FAD-dependent oxidoreductase translates to MTTSSRARQDAPHVVIVGGGFAGLSALAKATRAGLHVTLIDRHPYTTFQPLLYQVATGGLNPGDITYSLRRLASNHGAAFRQGQVSWIDPEAKTVFLDQGDEISYDKLILTAGVGPNYFGVTGAPEHTHSIYTRARALATRDAIFSGLEQLTQAGDPERRFTVAVVGGGATGVELAGSLAELKSEALPTIYPELATDNFRVVLIEMSDRLLAPFQYRQRLYTLRQLRKRGVDVRLRTSVAAVSPHHIEFGDGSSLDADVVVWASGVGAHRAVREWGMPLGRGGRIQVDPTLKVIGQDHIYAAGDCCICEDAPLPQLASPAQQMGCHAVDQIVAELRGQSPQRFEYKDKGIMATIGRGAAVVELSGGPTFRGYPAWAAWVGLHLVTLLGGRNRLQTMVNMAFRFFEWPASAATIVGDMVAPTKRSRRTGKPADPAK, encoded by the coding sequence ATGACCACTTCTTCCCGGGCGCGCCAGGACGCGCCGCACGTTGTGATCGTCGGTGGCGGTTTCGCCGGCCTGTCCGCGCTGGCCAAGGCCACCAGGGCCGGCCTGCACGTGACGCTGATCGACCGCCATCCCTACACCACCTTCCAGCCGCTGCTCTACCAGGTCGCCACCGGCGGCCTGAACCCGGGCGACATCACCTACTCGCTGCGCCGCCTGGCCTCCAACCACGGCGCCGCCTTCCGGCAGGGCCAGGTCTCCTGGATCGACCCGGAGGCCAAGACCGTCTTCCTGGACCAGGGCGATGAGATCTCCTACGACAAGCTCATCCTCACCGCAGGCGTGGGCCCCAACTACTTCGGGGTCACGGGCGCCCCGGAGCACACCCACTCCATTTACACGCGCGCCCGCGCGCTGGCCACGCGGGATGCGATCTTCTCCGGCCTGGAGCAGTTGACCCAGGCCGGAGACCCCGAGCGTCGCTTCACGGTGGCCGTCGTGGGCGGTGGCGCCACCGGCGTCGAGCTGGCCGGCTCCCTGGCCGAGCTCAAGAGCGAGGCCCTGCCCACGATCTACCCGGAGCTGGCCACGGACAACTTCCGGGTGGTGCTGATCGAGATGAGCGACCGCCTGCTGGCCCCCTTCCAGTACCGCCAGCGCCTCTACACGCTGCGCCAGCTGCGCAAGCGGGGCGTGGACGTGCGCCTGCGTACTTCCGTGGCGGCCGTCTCCCCGCACCACATCGAGTTCGGGGACGGCTCTTCCCTGGATGCCGACGTGGTGGTGTGGGCCTCCGGCGTGGGCGCCCACCGGGCGGTGCGCGAGTGGGGCATGCCGCTGGGACGCGGCGGCCGCATCCAGGTTGACCCCACCCTGAAGGTGATCGGCCAGGACCACATCTACGCCGCCGGCGACTGCTGCATCTGCGAGGACGCGCCGCTGCCGCAGCTGGCCTCCCCGGCCCAGCAGATGGGCTGCCACGCGGTGGACCAGATCGTGGCGGAGCTGCGCGGCCAGAGCCCGCAGCGCTTCGAGTACAAGGACAAGGGCATCATGGCAACGATCGGGCGCGGCGCCGCCGTGGTGGAGCTCTCCGGCGGCCCTACCTTCCGGGGCTACCCGGCCTGGGCCGCCTGGGTGGGCCTGCACCTGGTGACGCTGCTGGGCGGCCGCAACCGCCTGCAGACGATGGTGAACATGGCCTTTCGCTTCTTCGAGTGGCCGGCCTCCGCCGCCACGATCGTGGGTGACATGGTGGCCCCCACCAAGCGCTCGCGCCGCACGGGTAAGCCGGCTGATCCGGCCAAGTAG
- a CDS encoding TMEM175 family protein, which yields MTKSRLEAFSDGVLAIVITIMVLKLNPPTALDWDSIVAVAPTFAAYVLSFSYVGVYWVNHHNLFSKVETVSGKLVLKNLHWLFWMTLIPFAMEWVGMYPFDRQPATLYSVVLLMCSANFQVLQRHIAARHRKSASPTGRGNNLRGWVAVGASAVAIALALFVPVASYLVFFLISLLWLIPGARVERFYDRVLGA from the coding sequence ATGACCAAGAGCAGGCTGGAGGCGTTCAGCGACGGAGTGCTGGCGATCGTCATCACGATCATGGTTTTGAAGCTCAATCCGCCGACCGCGCTGGATTGGGATTCGATCGTTGCCGTTGCGCCCACGTTCGCTGCCTACGTGCTGAGTTTTTCCTACGTTGGGGTCTACTGGGTCAATCACCACAACCTCTTTAGCAAGGTGGAGACCGTCAGTGGGAAGCTGGTGCTGAAGAACCTGCATTGGCTGTTCTGGATGACCCTCATCCCGTTCGCAATGGAATGGGTGGGCATGTACCCATTCGACCGGCAGCCGGCCACCCTCTACAGCGTGGTGCTGCTGATGTGCTCGGCCAACTTCCAGGTGCTGCAGCGCCACATCGCAGCGCGCCACCGCAAGAGCGCCTCCCCCACCGGGCGCGGCAACAACCTGCGCGGCTGGGTGGCAGTTGGGGCGTCGGCCGTTGCGATCGCGCTGGCATTGTTCGTGCCGGTGGCGTCCTACCTGGTCTTCTTCCTCATCTCCCTGCTCTGGCTGATCCCCGGGGCGCGCGTCGAGCGGTTCTACGACAGGGTGCTGGGCGCCTGA
- a CDS encoding putative T7SS-secreted protein, which produces MTRPEPERGADTSAGWRRDSYPACSGGRVPGPQRRGRCVVQVLVQATGVVSVSYGPSDWSALRRSSDPTPGDPVIVSDGANRYRQVADAISRCAANLRLLEGGASRAESETALLESRDTTVDAVSKAENRFRTAATALETYAQVLDRVQVDTVNALYAARQAVNERDEANRVRAHYQGLAEDYRFSDNDGDDEAYTRYRRLARGAGNDADAAQGRIEAQIRIVDQAVVDRDAAAQRAVDAIEGATSADALNDSWWDNWGATITMWIAKIAEAISAIAGILALLVCWIPVIGQALAGVLFTIAAIAGIVAAVANIALAATGKQSWGQAIVSVIFAALGCVGLGGLKGTMVGVKSAFGNLMQLGGRQGTGVMSALTAMGGGVKALGGAKGMAAGYVNNLVMSVKNAGKYVKLLTGPRTPARYGVVREVDDATWNWLRRNSPNDEIHSMIDPLYPNFDPSARDWVLPGNPTRGPLSPDHIVPLDKLTRMEGFGMLTREQQLALANERLNFLGVSRRANYSKKALSYLEWGGFKGGAKVGYTIPVEPLVRTEMSRIEVLMEQRLQAMIDAMLKGL; this is translated from the coding sequence GTGACCCGTCCCGAACCGGAAAGAGGCGCCGATACTTCCGCAGGATGGAGGCGGGATAGTTACCCTGCATGTAGTGGTGGCCGTGTGCCGGGGCCGCAGCGGCGGGGTCGGTGCGTGGTCCAGGTATTGGTGCAGGCAACAGGGGTTGTGAGCGTGTCGTATGGACCGTCTGATTGGTCGGCTCTGCGGCGATCGTCGGATCCGACTCCTGGAGACCCGGTCATTGTGTCCGATGGAGCCAATAGGTATCGGCAGGTTGCGGACGCCATCAGCCGGTGTGCGGCCAACTTGCGCCTACTTGAGGGCGGGGCCAGCCGGGCAGAGTCAGAAACGGCACTCTTGGAGTCGCGCGACACCACCGTGGATGCGGTGTCAAAGGCAGAGAATCGGTTTCGGACCGCCGCGACCGCGCTGGAGACCTACGCCCAGGTACTGGACCGGGTGCAGGTAGACACGGTCAACGCCCTGTACGCGGCTCGGCAAGCCGTGAACGAGCGGGACGAAGCTAACCGAGTCAGGGCCCACTATCAGGGGCTCGCCGAGGACTACCGCTTCTCCGACAACGATGGCGACGACGAGGCTTACACCCGCTATCGGCGTCTGGCGCGCGGCGCCGGTAATGACGCCGATGCCGCCCAGGGGCGCATCGAAGCGCAGATACGAATCGTCGACCAAGCGGTGGTGGACCGAGACGCCGCGGCGCAAAGGGCGGTCGATGCGATCGAGGGCGCCACCTCTGCGGACGCGCTCAACGACTCCTGGTGGGACAACTGGGGCGCCACAATCACCATGTGGATCGCCAAGATAGCGGAGGCAATCTCCGCGATTGCAGGTATCCTCGCGTTGCTCGTGTGCTGGATTCCGGTCATCGGGCAGGCGCTTGCCGGGGTGCTCTTCACGATTGCCGCTATCGCCGGAATCGTCGCTGCGGTTGCAAACATCGCCCTGGCCGCTACCGGGAAGCAGTCGTGGGGCCAGGCAATAGTGTCCGTCATCTTCGCGGCCCTGGGGTGCGTGGGTCTGGGCGGTCTGAAGGGCACGATGGTGGGCGTGAAGTCCGCCTTCGGGAACCTGATGCAGTTGGGAGGCCGGCAAGGCACGGGAGTGATGAGCGCCCTCACGGCGATGGGGGGCGGCGTGAAGGCTCTTGGTGGTGCGAAGGGCATGGCAGCCGGCTACGTGAACAACCTGGTCATGTCCGTGAAGAATGCAGGAAAGTACGTCAAACTCCTGACGGGCCCCAGAACGCCGGCTCGTTACGGAGTCGTGCGGGAAGTCGATGACGCCACCTGGAATTGGCTCAGACGAAATAGCCCGAATGATGAAATTCACTCCATGATTGACCCCCTGTATCCCAACTTCGATCCTTCAGCACGCGACTGGGTACTGCCGGGCAACCCGACCCGAGGACCGCTCTCGCCGGACCACATCGTCCCGCTGGACAAGCTCACTCGCATGGAGGGTTTCGGGATGCTCACTCGGGAGCAGCAGCTTGCTCTTGCAAATGAGCGACTGAACTTCTTGGGAGTGAGCCGGCGCGCCAATTACTCCAAGAAAGCGCTGAGCTACCTCGAGTGGGGCGGGTTCAAGGGCGGAGCCAAAGTCGGCTATACGATCCCGGTGGAGCCGCTGGTGCGCACTGAGATGTCGCGGATCGAAGTGTTGATGGAGCAGCGTCTGCAGGCGATGATCGACGCCATGTTGAAGGGGTTGTGA
- a CDS encoding sensor histidine kinase has product MTEQLLIVAAATLGVGLACAGLTSVVARRSVRWAVLLSPVTVVLTVGAGLLLGVRLMLIESVRVPLLLLATTIPVALLAGILVSLRSHRVIMAAATELEKAKRQREVEAGRRELITWISHDLRTPLAGIRAMGEALEDGIAPDPSLYYRNIVAQAERTAAMVDDVLALAGLQTQAVELGTETVSLSDLASDLVSQLEPLASQREVELRGAVTGGAGDVVGDPGLLARALQNVVGNAISYTKPGTCVLVEVETREDVRVCVSDGCGGLSEADLEQVFSAGWRADRARTPGAGGGNGLGLPIVRTIVNAHGGSVEMHNHGAGCVVEIQLPKA; this is encoded by the coding sequence ATGACTGAGCAGTTGTTGATCGTCGCGGCCGCCACGTTGGGGGTGGGGCTGGCGTGCGCCGGCCTCACCTCCGTGGTGGCGCGCCGCTCGGTGCGCTGGGCTGTGCTGCTCAGCCCCGTCACCGTGGTGCTCACCGTGGGGGCCGGGCTGCTGCTGGGGGTGCGGCTCATGCTGATCGAATCCGTGCGGGTGCCGCTCTTGCTGCTGGCCACCACCATCCCCGTGGCGCTGCTGGCAGGCATCCTGGTTTCCCTGCGCAGCCACCGCGTCATCATGGCGGCGGCCACGGAGCTGGAGAAGGCAAAGCGGCAGCGCGAGGTGGAGGCCGGCAGGCGCGAGCTGATCACCTGGATCTCCCACGACCTGCGCACGCCGCTGGCCGGTATTCGCGCGATGGGGGAGGCCCTGGAGGACGGCATCGCTCCGGACCCGTCCCTCTACTACCGCAACATCGTGGCGCAGGCCGAGCGCACCGCAGCCATGGTGGACGACGTTCTGGCCTTGGCCGGTCTGCAGACGCAGGCCGTCGAATTGGGGACGGAGACGGTTTCCCTCAGTGACCTGGCCTCCGACCTGGTCAGCCAACTGGAGCCGCTGGCGTCGCAGCGGGAGGTGGAGCTACGCGGAGCGGTGACCGGTGGCGCGGGCGACGTGGTGGGTGATCCGGGCCTGCTTGCCCGGGCGCTGCAGAACGTGGTGGGCAACGCGATCTCCTACACCAAGCCGGGCACCTGCGTGCTGGTGGAGGTGGAGACCCGTGAGGATGTGCGGGTGTGCGTGAGCGATGGCTGCGGTGGGCTAAGCGAGGCGGACCTGGAGCAGGTTTTCTCTGCCGGCTGGCGGGCGGACCGGGCCCGCACCCCGGGCGCCGGCGGCGGCAACGGGCTGGGCCTGCCGATCGTGCGCACCATCGTGAACGCCCACGGCGGCAGCGTGGAGATGCACAACCACGGCGCCGGCTGCGTGGTGGAGATCCAGCTGCCGAAGGCGTAA
- a CDS encoding response regulator transcription factor — MASVLLVDDDPTVRGVVCDYLRAAGHQVIEVEDGFAALARAGECDLIILDLMLPGIDGHEVFRRLRAGGVEVPVIMLTAKGSEADRVLGLELGADDYLAKPFSPRELVLRVASLLRRSQPPAPEREIVTDGNLALDLTAQKATLDDVPLALTFREFDLLAHLVTHPDHLFSREELMRAVWGWEVGDASTVTVHVRRLRGKIEADPQHPTRLVTVWGRGYRWESHD; from the coding sequence GTGGCAAGCGTGCTTCTCGTTGACGATGACCCGACGGTGCGCGGTGTAGTTTGCGACTACCTGCGCGCCGCCGGGCATCAAGTAATCGAAGTTGAGGACGGCTTTGCGGCGCTGGCGCGGGCCGGCGAGTGCGACCTCATAATCCTGGACCTGATGCTGCCAGGCATCGACGGCCACGAGGTCTTCCGCCGCCTGCGCGCGGGCGGGGTGGAGGTGCCGGTCATCATGCTCACCGCGAAGGGCTCCGAGGCCGACCGGGTCTTGGGGCTGGAGCTGGGCGCCGACGACTACCTGGCCAAGCCGTTCAGCCCGCGCGAGCTGGTGCTGCGGGTGGCCTCCCTGCTGCGCCGCTCCCAGCCGCCGGCCCCCGAGCGGGAGATCGTTACTGACGGGAATTTGGCGCTGGACCTGACGGCGCAGAAGGCCACATTGGACGACGTTCCGCTCGCCCTTACTTTCCGCGAGTTCGACCTGCTTGCCCACCTGGTCACCCACCCCGACCACCTGTTCTCCCGCGAGGAGCTGATGCGCGCCGTGTGGGGCTGGGAGGTGGGGGACGCCTCCACCGTGACGGTGCACGTGCGGCGCCTGCGCGGCAAGATCGAGGCCGACCCGCAGCATCCCACCCGGTTGGTCACGGTGTGGGGCAGGGGTTACCGCTGGGAGTCCCATGACTGA
- a CDS encoding cytochrome c biogenesis protein DipZ, translating into MLVTAFLSLFAGVLTVLAPCVLPFLPVIVGGSVGHGSKARPYVIAASLVGSLLLFTLLLKVTTAFLSIDPRVWAIGSGTLVVLLGLAMLFPGMWARLSGAARFDRAHHLLDKARSQRSDLWSAVLTGAALGPVFSSCSPTYAWVIATVLPASPAEGMFYLAIYCAGMAGALLAISLAGRRLIKKLGWAANPRGWFQRVIAVLFIAVGLLVATGVDKSIQTWAVDKFPSLSSFEEKLIPGTLPGSAPALERSENAAPAPEFTGIAEWINSEPLTLEDLRGKVVLVDFWTYSCINCVRTQPYLNAWYERYHDAGLEIVGVHAPEFAFEKLPENVRKAVEDAQIKYPVALDNDFATWRAYRNQYWPAKYLIDAEGKVRWTHFGEGDYEEAEAQIRALLGEGGAAARQPTDTLTHTRGQSPETYLGTARAMGNAQPLVAGEHDYGGPQEPADTNQWTLAGKWSADQESLLAVSDGAQLRYRFAGKEMYLVADGPAGAKIRVQVEGASQPGGADVVGDVATIDGARMYRLVRLPQTTYGSTVTLTFDKDIRANAFTFG; encoded by the coding sequence ATGCTGGTAACTGCCTTTCTTTCCCTCTTCGCGGGCGTCCTGACGGTCCTGGCACCTTGTGTGCTGCCGTTCCTGCCCGTGATCGTGGGAGGCAGCGTGGGGCACGGTTCTAAGGCGCGGCCCTACGTGATCGCCGCCTCCCTGGTCGGCTCTCTGTTGCTGTTCACCCTGTTGCTGAAAGTCACCACGGCCTTCCTCAGCATCGATCCGCGCGTGTGGGCAATCGGCTCCGGCACGCTGGTGGTCCTGCTGGGTCTGGCCATGCTCTTCCCGGGCATGTGGGCACGCCTTTCCGGGGCGGCCCGCTTTGACCGCGCCCACCACCTGCTGGACAAGGCCCGCTCGCAGCGCAGCGACCTGTGGAGCGCGGTGCTCACCGGCGCCGCCCTGGGGCCGGTCTTCAGTAGCTGCTCGCCAACCTACGCCTGGGTGATCGCCACCGTCCTGCCCGCCAGTCCGGCCGAGGGCATGTTCTACCTGGCCATCTATTGCGCCGGTATGGCGGGCGCGCTCCTGGCGATCTCGCTGGCGGGACGTCGTCTCATCAAAAAACTCGGCTGGGCGGCCAATCCGCGCGGCTGGTTCCAGCGGGTAATCGCCGTCCTGTTCATTGCCGTCGGACTGCTGGTGGCCACGGGGGTAGACAAGAGCATCCAGACCTGGGCGGTAGACAAGTTCCCCTCGCTGTCCTCCTTCGAGGAGAAGCTGATCCCCGGCACCTTGCCCGGCTCCGCGCCCGCGCTGGAACGCAGCGAAAACGCCGCCCCGGCCCCCGAGTTCACGGGGATCGCCGAGTGGATCAACAGCGAGCCGCTCACCCTGGAGGACTTGCGCGGCAAGGTGGTGCTGGTGGATTTCTGGACCTACAGCTGCATCAACTGCGTGCGCACCCAGCCCTACCTGAACGCCTGGTACGAGCGCTACCACGACGCCGGGCTGGAGATCGTGGGCGTGCACGCCCCGGAGTTTGCCTTTGAGAAGCTGCCGGAGAACGTGCGCAAGGCCGTAGAGGATGCCCAGATCAAATACCCGGTGGCGCTGGACAACGACTTCGCCACCTGGCGTGCCTACCGCAACCAGTACTGGCCGGCCAAGTACCTCATCGACGCCGAGGGCAAGGTGCGCTGGACGCACTTTGGCGAGGGCGACTACGAGGAGGCCGAGGCCCAGATCCGCGCCCTGCTGGGCGAGGGCGGGGCGGCGGCGCGCCAGCCCACGGACACGCTGACCCACACCCGCGGGCAGTCGCCGGAGACCTACCTGGGCACCGCTCGCGCGATGGGCAACGCCCAGCCGCTGGTGGCCGGTGAGCACGACTACGGCGGCCCGCAGGAGCCTGCGGACACCAATCAGTGGACGCTGGCCGGCAAGTGGAGCGCCGACCAGGAATCCCTGCTGGCCGTCAGCGACGGCGCCCAGTTGCGCTACCGCTTTGCCGGCAAGGAGATGTACCTGGTGGCCGACGGTCCGGCGGGGGCAAAGATCCGCGTCCAGGTCGAGGGCGCCAGCCAACCGGGCGGGGCGGACGTGGTGGGCGATGTGGCCACCATCGACGGGGCGCGCATGTACCGCCTGGTGCGCCTGCCGCAGACCACGTACGGTTCCACGGTCACGCTGACGTTCGACAAGGACATCAGGGCAAATGCCTTCACCTTTGGCTGA
- a CDS encoding thioredoxin domain-containing protein: MKKTLIPLALIASIALAGCSTGKPSDSMSPAMTDDKMMTAEPTDAMTPDGAMSMEPTDAMSPDSAMTGDHMAPSDAMSHSTSMSGSMTNGAMASASYVTYADYKAAKEKFAGNKIVLFFNASWCPACRSITEAISADPSLVPAGTTLVSVDYDQHTDLRQQYGVTMQHTFVELDAKEMQVRQWASTSVDGLLKELKG; this comes from the coding sequence ATGAAGAAGACACTGATTCCCCTGGCCCTTATTGCTTCTATCGCGCTGGCTGGCTGCAGCACTGGTAAGCCCTCGGATTCCATGAGCCCGGCAATGACTGACGACAAGATGATGACGGCAGAGCCCACCGACGCGATGACCCCGGACGGCGCGATGAGCATGGAGCCCACCGACGCCATGAGCCCGGACTCGGCCATGACCGGCGACCACATGGCCCCGAGCGACGCCATGTCCCACTCCACTTCCATGTCCGGCTCGATGACCAATGGCGCGATGGCTTCGGCCAGCTACGTCACCTACGCGGACTACAAGGCAGCCAAGGAGAAGTTCGCCGGCAACAAGATCGTCCTGTTCTTCAATGCCTCCTGGTGCCCGGCCTGCCGCTCCATCACGGAGGCCATCAGCGCTGACCCGTCGCTGGTGCCCGCCGGCACCACCCTGGTGAGCGTGGATTACGACCAGCACACGGACCTGCGTCAGCAGTACGGGGTGACCATGCAGCACACCTTCGTCGAGCTGGACGCTAAGGAGATGCAGGTGCGCCAGTGGGCCAGCACCTCCGTGGACGGCCTGCTGAAGGAGCTGAAGGGCTGA
- a CDS encoding type II toxin-antitoxin system HipA family toxin, which translates to MIVADVYKGERLAAYFSQTESGEVVFAYAKGYAGPPVATSLPLGAGEVVCPPGQIPAFFAGLLPEGYRLTRLARQRKISLSNELALLLEVGRDTPGDVQILAPGERPGPGAPLIDGDFSACKFADLLDRPDGKSLPGVQEKVSALMISLPARVRAGSAGRACDVEGIVKLTPRSYPHLVANEYAHLQAAQRLGLAVAKSQLVTDSVGEQGLFIERFDRACDDGVIRRIAFEDAAQILELVPAAKYDVTAEQVIAALCALTAAPLVANQKMFTQFLFAWATGNGDLHAKNIALLGSEFERELAPIYDVPCTLVYGDDEMALSIGGKKKGLKAKHWRQLADDVGLPGRALAGIAGVVLAASAAVDWEALPFNGSVLNGCLRELRARRYELEDLANA; encoded by the coding sequence GTGATCGTCGCAGACGTTTATAAGGGCGAGCGGCTAGCTGCGTACTTCTCCCAAACCGAGAGCGGCGAGGTCGTTTTCGCCTATGCGAAGGGCTATGCCGGCCCGCCGGTGGCAACATCCCTCCCGCTCGGCGCAGGCGAGGTGGTCTGTCCGCCCGGCCAGATCCCGGCCTTCTTCGCTGGGCTCCTCCCGGAGGGCTACCGTCTGACCCGCTTGGCTAGGCAGCGCAAAATCAGCTTAAGTAACGAGCTAGCCCTGCTGTTGGAGGTCGGTCGCGACACCCCGGGCGATGTGCAAATCCTTGCCCCTGGTGAGCGGCCCGGTCCGGGTGCCCCCCTGATCGACGGGGACTTCTCCGCGTGCAAGTTTGCCGACCTCCTGGACCGACCGGACGGCAAGTCCCTTCCCGGCGTGCAGGAGAAGGTCTCTGCGCTGATGATCTCGCTGCCCGCAAGGGTACGGGCGGGGAGCGCAGGGCGTGCCTGCGACGTCGAGGGAATCGTCAAGCTGACCCCGCGCAGCTACCCTCACCTGGTCGCAAACGAGTACGCGCACCTGCAGGCGGCGCAGCGGCTGGGGTTGGCGGTGGCCAAGTCACAGCTAGTTACCGACTCCGTGGGAGAGCAGGGGCTGTTCATTGAACGCTTTGACCGCGCGTGCGACGACGGAGTGATCCGCCGTATCGCCTTTGAGGACGCGGCGCAGATCCTCGAATTGGTGCCTGCCGCGAAGTACGACGTTACCGCCGAGCAGGTCATTGCCGCGCTATGCGCGCTGACAGCCGCTCCGTTGGTGGCCAATCAGAAGATGTTCACACAATTCCTGTTTGCCTGGGCCACCGGCAACGGGGACCTGCACGCCAAGAACATCGCCCTGCTGGGCAGCGAGTTCGAGCGCGAATTGGCGCCGATATACGACGTTCCCTGCACCCTCGTCTACGGCGATGACGAGATGGCCCTCTCGATTGGCGGCAAGAAGAAGGGGCTAAAGGCGAAGCACTGGCGGCAGCTTGCTGACGACGTTGGGCTGCCCGGGCGTGCGCTTGCAGGAATCGCCGGCGTGGTGCTGGCAGCCTCAGCTGCGGTCGATTGGGAAGCCCTGCCTTTCAATGGATCGGTCCTGAACGGCTGCCTGCGCGAGCTGCGGGCGCGACGCTACGAGCTAGAGGACTTGGCGAACGCCTGA
- a CDS encoding helix-turn-helix transcriptional regulator yields MTAGTTVELRAGVPNFTKQIGAAIRKARKHHGLTQRQLADLIELSDRTLRQIENGVPGPSFDSVMRAAYAVGVRVEVGAP; encoded by the coding sequence ATGACAGCGGGCACCACGGTGGAACTGCGTGCGGGCGTCCCCAACTTCACCAAGCAGATCGGCGCCGCCATCCGTAAGGCTCGCAAGCATCACGGGCTCACGCAGCGCCAACTGGCCGACCTGATTGAGCTTTCCGACCGCACGCTGCGCCAGATCGAGAACGGCGTGCCCGGGCCGTCGTTTGACTCGGTCATGCGTGCGGCCTATGCCGTGGGCGTGCGGGTGGAGGTGGGTGCCCCGTGA